A stretch of the Eretmochelys imbricata isolate rEreImb1 chromosome 15, rEreImb1.hap1, whole genome shotgun sequence genome encodes the following:
- the CCDC62 gene encoding coiled-coil domain-containing protein 62 isoform X1 — translation MNSSLPLSASPQNRRTDLESSTIQKQRKELQLLIAELKDRDKELNDMVAVHQRQLLAWEDDRQKILTLAERCSRLENELHKRNEMIRTLTQRLKLLESQQNDRRTTLENTQQKLQELSQKATDTTLHCQALEEKNQSLNCSVLELSAKIGQLQAREQELITMLKLKDKDILEATNHITEFTSKFKKLESALRAAKMGESSINKEKQDFKLRLKQLTFEMNKLKDDLSEKTKENNEQREEIIRLKQENNYLKNELVLNVEKANRQDQLLQSAKSKQVRTNTELSNLRQIYVKQQHDLQFLHFNLESSQELWQKHKGEAHEIKKYLNYIDSEERVDLNSFYSDSPCCLTSTQKRDGPQKCEKFFDADLPSEINNLSVIQSANKCTSPTINYDSCSPTSKLQRLLAESRQMVADLELSTLLHINPCCSPNSSSVNMTTELTEALCKAQLPAMEESETKLSLFSL, via the exons ATGAATTCATCATTACCTCTCTCAGCTTCACCCCAG AATCGTCGCACAGACCTTGAGAGCAGCACCATTCAGAAACAGAGGAAAGAACTCCAGCTGTTAATAGCAGAACTGAAAGATCGTGATAAGGAGCTCAATGACATGGTTGCAGTGCATCAGAGACAGCTACTAGCCTGGGAAGATGATCGACAAAAAATACTGACTCTGGCAGAACGATGCAGCAGGCTAGAAA ATGAACTACACAAAAGAAATGAGATGATAAGAACACTAACACAAAGATTAAAGCTCTTAGAATCTCAGCAGAATGATCGTAGGACAACACTTGAAAATACTCAACAGAAGCTTCAGGAGCTGTCTCAAAAAGCAACAGATACAACTCTTCATTGTCAGGCCCTGGAG GAGAAAAATCAAAGTCTCAACTGTTCAGTGTTGGAGCTGTCTGCTAAAATAGGCCAGTTACAAGCTAGAGAACAGGAACTCATTACGATGCTAAAGCTAAAG GACAAAGATATACTTGAAGCAACCAATCACATTACTGAATTTACGTCTAAATTTAAAAAGTTGGAAAGTGCATTGCGTGCAGCTAAGATGGGGGAATCCAGTATCAATAAAGAAAAGCAGGATTTCAAACTGAGATTGAAACAACTAACATTTGAAATGAATAAATTAAAAG ATGACCTCAgtgaaaagacaaaagaaaataatgaacaGCGGGAAGAAATCATACGCCTCAAACAAGAAAACAACTACCTGAAGAATGAGCTCGTACTTAATG TTGAGAAAGCAAATAGACAAGATCAGCTTCTTCAATCTGCCAAGTCTAAACAAGTCCGGACCAACACAGAACTGTCCAATTTGCGGCAG ATCTATGTAAAACAGCAGCATGATCTGCAATTTCTTCATTTCAACTTGGAGAGTTCTCAAGAATTGTGGCAGAAACACAAGGGGGAGGCACACGAAATAAA AAAATATCTTAATTATATTGACAGTGAAGAACGTGTGGATCTGAATTCCTTTTACTCGGACTCTCCCTGTTGTTTGACGTCCACACAGAAGAGAGATGGGCCCCAGAAATGTGAGAAATTCTTCGATGCAGACCTCCCTTCAGAGATCAATAACTTATCAGTGATTCAGTCAGCAAATAAGTGCACCAGTCCTACTATCAACTAT GACTCCTGTTCACCAACAAGTAAGCTCCAGCGTTTGCTGGCTGAGTCTCGACAGATGGTTGCTGATCTGGAGCTTAGCACGCTGCTCCACATTAACCCTTGTTGCAGTCCCAACAGCAGCAGTGTTAATATG
- the CCDC62 gene encoding coiled-coil domain-containing protein 62 isoform X2, with translation MNSSLPLSASPQNRRTDLESSTIQKQRKELQLLIAELKDRDKELNDMVAVHQRQLLAWEDDRQKILTLAERCSRLENELHKRNEMIRTLTQRLKLLESQQNDRRTTLENTQQKLQELSQKATDTTLHCQALEEKNQSLNCSVLELSAKIGQLQAREQELITMLKLKDKDILEATNHITEFTSKFKKLESALRAAKMGESSINKEKQDFKLRLKQLTFEMNKLKDDLSEKTKENNEQREEIIRLKQENNYLKNELVLNVEKANRQDQLLQSAKSKQVRTNTELSNLRQIYVKQQHDLQFLHFNLESSQELWQKHKGEAHEINEERVDLNSFYSDSPCCLTSTQKRDGPQKCEKFFDADLPSEINNLSVIQSANKCTSPTINYDSCSPTSKLQRLLAESRQMVADLELSTLLHINPCCSPNSSSVNMTTELTEALCKAQLPAMEESETKLSLFSL, from the exons ATGAATTCATCATTACCTCTCTCAGCTTCACCCCAG AATCGTCGCACAGACCTTGAGAGCAGCACCATTCAGAAACAGAGGAAAGAACTCCAGCTGTTAATAGCAGAACTGAAAGATCGTGATAAGGAGCTCAATGACATGGTTGCAGTGCATCAGAGACAGCTACTAGCCTGGGAAGATGATCGACAAAAAATACTGACTCTGGCAGAACGATGCAGCAGGCTAGAAA ATGAACTACACAAAAGAAATGAGATGATAAGAACACTAACACAAAGATTAAAGCTCTTAGAATCTCAGCAGAATGATCGTAGGACAACACTTGAAAATACTCAACAGAAGCTTCAGGAGCTGTCTCAAAAAGCAACAGATACAACTCTTCATTGTCAGGCCCTGGAG GAGAAAAATCAAAGTCTCAACTGTTCAGTGTTGGAGCTGTCTGCTAAAATAGGCCAGTTACAAGCTAGAGAACAGGAACTCATTACGATGCTAAAGCTAAAG GACAAAGATATACTTGAAGCAACCAATCACATTACTGAATTTACGTCTAAATTTAAAAAGTTGGAAAGTGCATTGCGTGCAGCTAAGATGGGGGAATCCAGTATCAATAAAGAAAAGCAGGATTTCAAACTGAGATTGAAACAACTAACATTTGAAATGAATAAATTAAAAG ATGACCTCAgtgaaaagacaaaagaaaataatgaacaGCGGGAAGAAATCATACGCCTCAAACAAGAAAACAACTACCTGAAGAATGAGCTCGTACTTAATG TTGAGAAAGCAAATAGACAAGATCAGCTTCTTCAATCTGCCAAGTCTAAACAAGTCCGGACCAACACAGAACTGTCCAATTTGCGGCAG ATCTATGTAAAACAGCAGCATGATCTGCAATTTCTTCATTTCAACTTGGAGAGTTCTCAAGAATTGTGGCAGAAACACAAGGGGGAGGCACACGAAATAAA TGAAGAACGTGTGGATCTGAATTCCTTTTACTCGGACTCTCCCTGTTGTTTGACGTCCACACAGAAGAGAGATGGGCCCCAGAAATGTGAGAAATTCTTCGATGCAGACCTCCCTTCAGAGATCAATAACTTATCAGTGATTCAGTCAGCAAATAAGTGCACCAGTCCTACTATCAACTAT GACTCCTGTTCACCAACAAGTAAGCTCCAGCGTTTGCTGGCTGAGTCTCGACAGATGGTTGCTGATCTGGAGCTTAGCACGCTGCTCCACATTAACCCTTGTTGCAGTCCCAACAGCAGCAGTGTTAATATG
- the CCDC62 gene encoding coiled-coil domain-containing protein 62 isoform X4, with amino-acid sequence MVAVHQRQLLAWEDDRQKILTLAERCSRLENELHKRNEMIRTLTQRLKLLESQQNDRRTTLENTQQKLQELSQKATDTTLHCQALEEKNQSLNCSVLELSAKIGQLQAREQELITMLKLKDKDILEATNHITEFTSKFKKLESALRAAKMGESSINKEKQDFKLRLKQLTFEMNKLKDDLSEKTKENNEQREEIIRLKQENNYLKNELVLNVEKANRQDQLLQSAKSKQVRTNTELSNLRQIYVKQQHDLQFLHFNLESSQELWQKHKGEAHEIKKYLNYIDSEERVDLNSFYSDSPCCLTSTQKRDGPQKCEKFFDADLPSEINNLSVIQSANKCTSPTINYDSCSPTSKLQRLLAESRQMVADLELSTLLHINPCCSPNSSSVNMTTELTEALCKAQLPAMEESETKLSLFSL; translated from the exons ATGGTTGCAGTGCATCAGAGACAGCTACTAGCCTGGGAAGATGATCGACAAAAAATACTGACTCTGGCAGAACGATGCAGCAGGCTAGAAA ATGAACTACACAAAAGAAATGAGATGATAAGAACACTAACACAAAGATTAAAGCTCTTAGAATCTCAGCAGAATGATCGTAGGACAACACTTGAAAATACTCAACAGAAGCTTCAGGAGCTGTCTCAAAAAGCAACAGATACAACTCTTCATTGTCAGGCCCTGGAG GAGAAAAATCAAAGTCTCAACTGTTCAGTGTTGGAGCTGTCTGCTAAAATAGGCCAGTTACAAGCTAGAGAACAGGAACTCATTACGATGCTAAAGCTAAAG GACAAAGATATACTTGAAGCAACCAATCACATTACTGAATTTACGTCTAAATTTAAAAAGTTGGAAAGTGCATTGCGTGCAGCTAAGATGGGGGAATCCAGTATCAATAAAGAAAAGCAGGATTTCAAACTGAGATTGAAACAACTAACATTTGAAATGAATAAATTAAAAG ATGACCTCAgtgaaaagacaaaagaaaataatgaacaGCGGGAAGAAATCATACGCCTCAAACAAGAAAACAACTACCTGAAGAATGAGCTCGTACTTAATG TTGAGAAAGCAAATAGACAAGATCAGCTTCTTCAATCTGCCAAGTCTAAACAAGTCCGGACCAACACAGAACTGTCCAATTTGCGGCAG ATCTATGTAAAACAGCAGCATGATCTGCAATTTCTTCATTTCAACTTGGAGAGTTCTCAAGAATTGTGGCAGAAACACAAGGGGGAGGCACACGAAATAAA AAAATATCTTAATTATATTGACAGTGAAGAACGTGTGGATCTGAATTCCTTTTACTCGGACTCTCCCTGTTGTTTGACGTCCACACAGAAGAGAGATGGGCCCCAGAAATGTGAGAAATTCTTCGATGCAGACCTCCCTTCAGAGATCAATAACTTATCAGTGATTCAGTCAGCAAATAAGTGCACCAGTCCTACTATCAACTAT GACTCCTGTTCACCAACAAGTAAGCTCCAGCGTTTGCTGGCTGAGTCTCGACAGATGGTTGCTGATCTGGAGCTTAGCACGCTGCTCCACATTAACCCTTGTTGCAGTCCCAACAGCAGCAGTGTTAATATG
- the CCDC62 gene encoding coiled-coil domain-containing protein 62 isoform X3 — translation MNRRTDLESSTIQKQRKELQLLIAELKDRDKELNDMVAVHQRQLLAWEDDRQKILTLAERCSRLENELHKRNEMIRTLTQRLKLLESQQNDRRTTLENTQQKLQELSQKATDTTLHCQALEEKNQSLNCSVLELSAKIGQLQAREQELITMLKLKDKDILEATNHITEFTSKFKKLESALRAAKMGESSINKEKQDFKLRLKQLTFEMNKLKDDLSEKTKENNEQREEIIRLKQENNYLKNELVLNVEKANRQDQLLQSAKSKQVRTNTELSNLRQIYVKQQHDLQFLHFNLESSQELWQKHKGEAHEIKKYLNYIDSEERVDLNSFYSDSPCCLTSTQKRDGPQKCEKFFDADLPSEINNLSVIQSANKCTSPTINYDSCSPTSKLQRLLAESRQMVADLELSTLLHINPCCSPNSSSVNMTTELTEALCKAQLPAMEESETKLSLFSL, via the exons ATG AATCGTCGCACAGACCTTGAGAGCAGCACCATTCAGAAACAGAGGAAAGAACTCCAGCTGTTAATAGCAGAACTGAAAGATCGTGATAAGGAGCTCAATGACATGGTTGCAGTGCATCAGAGACAGCTACTAGCCTGGGAAGATGATCGACAAAAAATACTGACTCTGGCAGAACGATGCAGCAGGCTAGAAA ATGAACTACACAAAAGAAATGAGATGATAAGAACACTAACACAAAGATTAAAGCTCTTAGAATCTCAGCAGAATGATCGTAGGACAACACTTGAAAATACTCAACAGAAGCTTCAGGAGCTGTCTCAAAAAGCAACAGATACAACTCTTCATTGTCAGGCCCTGGAG GAGAAAAATCAAAGTCTCAACTGTTCAGTGTTGGAGCTGTCTGCTAAAATAGGCCAGTTACAAGCTAGAGAACAGGAACTCATTACGATGCTAAAGCTAAAG GACAAAGATATACTTGAAGCAACCAATCACATTACTGAATTTACGTCTAAATTTAAAAAGTTGGAAAGTGCATTGCGTGCAGCTAAGATGGGGGAATCCAGTATCAATAAAGAAAAGCAGGATTTCAAACTGAGATTGAAACAACTAACATTTGAAATGAATAAATTAAAAG ATGACCTCAgtgaaaagacaaaagaaaataatgaacaGCGGGAAGAAATCATACGCCTCAAACAAGAAAACAACTACCTGAAGAATGAGCTCGTACTTAATG TTGAGAAAGCAAATAGACAAGATCAGCTTCTTCAATCTGCCAAGTCTAAACAAGTCCGGACCAACACAGAACTGTCCAATTTGCGGCAG ATCTATGTAAAACAGCAGCATGATCTGCAATTTCTTCATTTCAACTTGGAGAGTTCTCAAGAATTGTGGCAGAAACACAAGGGGGAGGCACACGAAATAAA AAAATATCTTAATTATATTGACAGTGAAGAACGTGTGGATCTGAATTCCTTTTACTCGGACTCTCCCTGTTGTTTGACGTCCACACAGAAGAGAGATGGGCCCCAGAAATGTGAGAAATTCTTCGATGCAGACCTCCCTTCAGAGATCAATAACTTATCAGTGATTCAGTCAGCAAATAAGTGCACCAGTCCTACTATCAACTAT GACTCCTGTTCACCAACAAGTAAGCTCCAGCGTTTGCTGGCTGAGTCTCGACAGATGGTTGCTGATCTGGAGCTTAGCACGCTGCTCCACATTAACCCTTGTTGCAGTCCCAACAGCAGCAGTGTTAATATG
- the DENR gene encoding density-regulated protein has translation MATDTAESTVPDYKGDLRSNARSDADYPLRVLYCGVCSLPTEYCEYMPDVAKCRQWLEKNFPNEFAKLTVENSPKQETGFGEGQGTAGEEEEKKKQKRGGRGQIKQKKKTVPQKVTIAKIPRAKKKYVTRVCGLATFEIDLKEAQRFFAQKFSCGASVTGEDEIIIQGDFTDDIIDVIQEKWPEVDDDSIEDLGEVKK, from the exons ATGGCAACGGATACAGCTGAGTCCACAGTCCCTGACTACAAAGGAGACCTAAGGAGCAACGCCAGGTCAGATGCAGACTATCCCCTCCGGGTCCTCTACTGTGGAG tCTGTTCATTGCCAACAGAG TACTGTGAATACATGCCTGATGTGGCTAAATGCAGACAATGGTtagagaagaattttccaaatgAATTTGCAAAACTTACTGTAG AAAATTCACCAAAACAGGAGACTGGATTTGGAGAAGGTCAAGGAACagcaggagaagaggaggagaagaaaaagcaaaagagAG GTGGAAGGGGTCAGATAAAACAGAAGAAGAAGACTGTACCACAGAAAGTTACAATAGCTAAAATTCCTAGAGCAAAGAAGAAATATGTCACAAGAGTGTGTGGCCTTGCAACTTTTG AAATTGATCTGAAGGAAGCACAAAGGTTTTTTGCTCAGAAATTCTCTTGCGGTGCCTCAGTAACAGGAGAAGATGAAATCATAATTCAGGGGGACTTTACAGATGACATTATTGATGTAATCCAGGAGAAGTGGCCTGAG GTGGATGATGACAGCATTGAAGATCTTGGAGAAGTGAAGAAGTGA